Within Fusobacterium gonidiaformans ATCC 25563, the genomic segment GATCATCTTTATTTGTCTTTCTTTTTTCTTTATAGGCCCAATGTGCTGCAACTCCTTCTTCTGCAACTTTATCCATTTCTTCCGTTCGAATTTGAATCTCGATGAATTTAGCAAGAGGACCTACAATCGTAGTATGGATGGATTGATAATTATTTGATTTCGGGACAGCAATATAGTCCTTAAATCTGCCAGGAACCGGAGTATATCGGCTATGAACCTCTCCTAACACATGATAACAATCGGAGGTATTCGATACAATAATTCGTACTCCCATCAAATCATAAATATCATCAAATTCTTTTCCTAATTCATACATTTTTTTATAAATACTATAAAAATGTTTAAATCTTCCTTTTACTTGTCCCTTAATTCCCACATCACTCAAAATTCTCGTCATCGTTTGAATGAAAGAATCAATATAGTCTTTTCTTTCATCTTTCTTTTTATCAATCAAGCTACGAATTTCAAGATATTTGTCATTATGTAAATAATACAAGCATAAATCTTCGAGTTCCCATTTAATCTTTGCTATCCCTAAACGATGAGCTAGAGGTGCATATACTTCTAAAGTTTCCTGAGCAATGGCAATTTGTTTCTCCGGTTTCATAAATTTTAAGGCTCTCATATTATGAAGCCGATCTGCCAGTTTAATCAAAATCACATGTAAATTTTGAGTCATGGCTAAAATCATCTTCCGAATATTCTCAGATTGATTTTTCGTTCCATTCGGTAAAGATTTTAACTTAGTTACACCATCTACTAAATGAGCAACATTTTTTCCAAAATTATATTCAATATCAGCAAGAGTAATAAAAGTATCTTCCACAATATCATGAAGGATAGCGGCAATAATTGTATCCGTATCAGATTTTAATCCAACCAAAATTTTAGCCACTTCAATTGGGTGCATAATATAAGCCTCTCCTGACTTCCTATACTGTCCCTCATGTGACTCTTCTGCAAGATAATATGCTAATTTTACTTTATCTAAGTCGATTTCTAAATGATTTTGTCTGACACATTCTACGAAACTATCCCAATAGCTCATACTTTTCCCTTCTCTCTTAATATTTCATCAATGTCAATATTGGATATTGTTTAATTTTTTCTCTTCCTTTTAATTCCTCTAATTCAATCAAAAATGCAATTCCGGCAACTACTCCACCTAATTCTTCAATCAAGTGGATACTAGCTTCTATGGTTCCTCCAGTTGCTAATAAATCATCTACAATCAAAACTCGTTGTCCAGGTTTAATGGAATCTTTATGCATACATAAAGTATTCGAACCATATTCTAAATCGTAAGCATAAGAAACAACTTCTCTAGGTAATTTTTTAGGCTTACGAACCGGTACAAAACCAATTCCTAAGGCATAAGATACAGGGCAACCAAAGATAAATCCTCTTGCTTCCG encodes:
- a CDS encoding adenine phosphoribosyltransferase, with the translated sequence MDLKKYVARVENFPKEGIIFRDITPLMNDGEAYQYATEKIVEFAREHQVELVVGPEARGFIFGCPVSYALGIGFVPVRKPKKLPREVVSYAYDLEYGSNTLCMHKDSIKPGQRVLIVDDLLATGGTIEASIHLIEELGGVVAGIAFLIELEELKGREKIKQYPILTLMKY